From the genome of Alosa alosa isolate M-15738 ecotype Scorff River chromosome 18, AALO_Geno_1.1, whole genome shotgun sequence, one region includes:
- the LOC125311142 gene encoding zinc finger protein 37 homolog — MNPHSFHIQRTSTPSSKLKLRCGSESTSNACSDTKTAECVLVPISVKPEPDLDPYFLSLELLSRESTTHPDDHKVKVDLLDLKSEIKSELSSDELLCFEVADMIGDPFKDCVKLVNEQVNNCSIPEHSEGSLVALQKDKLQHPTPQVEEDHSSTEVLLLAEPEGLNQEGRVCHLLRYRTQVNNRHVKQQHSEKETCEGTKRETYKARRKRGNLKQYMCSLCGKILANCNGLQVHMRIHTGEKPYVCPTCGKAFARSDWLKDHMMIHTGLQKLIKPHQFQCSQCDKSFAKASGLQYHMRRHTRERPYACHLCEKRFIDVSDLNQHAVCHSNIRPFVCTDCGSSFQRRCTLEKHQRIHTGEKPYKCPECGKAFPYKYSFTVHLRTHKKLPTIHRDGLNQQ, encoded by the coding sequence ATGAATCCACATTCTTTTCATATCCAGCGGACCTCAACCCCATCCTCTAAACTTAAACTTAGGTGTGGGAGTGAAAGTACCAGCAATGCTTGTTCTGATACAAAGACAGCTGAATGTGTTCTGGTTCCAATCAGTGTGAAACCAGAACCAGATTTAGATCCATACTTTCTCTCACTTGAGTTACTCTCAAGAGAGTCAACAACCCATCCAGATGATCACAAGGTGAAGGTTGACCTTTTGGATCTCAAATCAGAGATAAAGTCAGAACTATCCAGTGATGAACTTCTATGTTTTGAAGTTGCTGACATGATTGGGGACCCATTCAAAGACTGTGTTAAACTTGTGAATGAGCAAGTAAATAACTGTAGTATTCCAGAACATTCGGAGGGAAGTCTGGTTGCACTGCAAAAAGACAAACTACAGCATCCAACACCACAAGTAGAGGAAGATCACAGTAGTACTGAGGTCTTGCTGCTTGCTGAGCCTGAGGGTTTGAATCAGGAAGGCCGTGTTTGCCATCTTCTGAGATACAGAACCCAAGTGAACAACAGACATGTGAAACAACAGCATAGTGAGAAAGAAACTTGTGAAGGTACAAAACGTGAAACTTATAAAGCAAGAAGGAAACGGGGTAACTTGAAACAGTATATGTGCTCGCTTTGTGGTAAAATTCTTGCCAACTGCAATGGTTTGCAGGTACACATGCGGATACACACCGGGGAGAAGCCGTATGTCTGCCCTACTTGCGGGAAGGCGTTCGcacgttctgattggctgaaagATCACATGATGATCCACACTGGACTACAAAAGCTGATCAAACCACATCAATTCCAATGCAGCCAGTGTGACAAGAGCTTTGCCAAGGCCTCTGGCCTTCAATACCACATGCGGCGTCACACACGGGAAAGGCCATATGCTTGCCATCTATGTGAGAAACGCTTCATCGATGTAAGTGATTTGAACCAGCACGCAGTGTGCCACTCAAACATCAGGCCTTTTGTTTGCACTGATTGTGGAAGCAGCTTTCAACGGCGGTGCACGCTAGAAAAACACCAGCGCATCCACACTGGGGAGAAGCCCTACAAATGCCCAGAATGTGGAAAAGCCTTCCCATATAAGTACAGCTTTACTGTGCACTTGAGGACCCACAAAAAATTACCAACTATACACAGGGATGGATTGAATCAACAATAA